The Aethina tumida isolate Nest 87 chromosome 5, icAetTumi1.1, whole genome shotgun sequence genomic sequence GGAGAACATAAAGTGTACGTACGCGGCtggaaacaaatatttgtgctCGGGCTCGTATTTTTCTCTGTTATTAACAGATTTACAACTTTCCACATATTCCACGTACTTTTATTAGCTGCACCAATTTCCTATGGCGGCGAATTAGTGACGgaattttacattaacaaaaattattcttacgGAAAACGTTGATGGATTTAGTTTAGAGTTTTGGGAACGCAAACAAACAAACCTTGATTCGCATCAACAGTTTAAAGCAacgcaataatatttaattaaacggaCTCGGCGACTCCAGCACATTcggcaaattatttatttacgtgCAGAAATgtgctaattttaattagccgACGCTTGttggcaaataaaaatattcaataaaaaatgaaatgccAAAATCTATTAACGATGTAAACACAAAtctattattctaaaaatataacattgacATAGGTGAGACAAGCGATCCAACGCTCGCACAAATCGGACCGTAAAATGGTAAGAAAATTACGTAAAAACACAACAATcgcacaacaataaaaattaataaacaaaatcgaTACATTGCggttattgtaataattttcaattacaaaaaCTTGTACGGAACATAACCTCAAACTCGTCGACCACCGAAAATTTGCCATTGTTCAGTCGCAGTCGCGGCCCCCCTGGATTTTCGGTCGGCATTTTTCGAAAACGTCGCCGACGAAAACGCCGCACCGACGTGAGGCTATTGTTTTTGGGCGTGTAAGTATTAAAACAAGGGGCCGAACGCGGCGGTAAATTAAACGATACTCACACGACCATTCCGTAAGCGCCCTCCCCAATATAGGCCAGGTTGGTGTAGCGGGGTCCCACTTCGAAAAGTTGGCCCCTGACTATTTCGGCGTTCGGATTTGCAGCAGATACACCTGTAGATTCCGCCATTTTTAGCGAGACTTGCGAAACGACCTATCGCCACGAGAAACTCGCGCACACTGACAACTTTCGGTACAGGTAAAAGTATCATTTCCTCGTACGATCCCAGTGCCAGCGAAACTGTGCTTATGGACTGGATTTGATGTCTAATTTGATTGTTTTCGGTTCCGTTATGTGATTTTATcatgtaaaattgttaaatatatattaattgttttttaaaaaatatgtatgcgGCATAATTATCCATTTTATTGACACGCCCTCTCTAAAATAAAACCATAATCAACACAtattattcactttttgtCCTGTTAATAAGCGGCAACTTGAAATTTTGCCGACTCCACaatcaataacatttttatttatttaataattgttattcaaattttgttagtaGTTACATGTAATTAGGGTAGCATCCTTCTTCTATATATACTGTGCTAGCGATTCATAGATGTCGCACCTAAATTcctcaaaaactatttgaatATAGTCATAAACACAGATGAAGAAAATAGttcgtaaaaataatatgtatcccaaaactaattaactaattaagaaTACACCGTATTACAACAGCaatgaagttttaaattgcCGCTTGGGTAATTAGGCGCACAATTCTCCAAAATTTAACACTAGAGTGAGCCGCAGTCTATGTTCAGTAATTTCTGGTAAAATTTTACGAGAACATCTTTGGTTGGTGGTTAGTgccgtaaatttaatttttaaagcaaatttTGCTGTTTTACTCTAAACACCGGTCGTAAACATGAACGCGCCGCCAACCTTCGAATCATTCTTGCTTTACGATGGCGAAAAAAAGTGAGTCCGTTTTTGTTTTGgttaacctaacctataatttgggaaaattttaggataataagGGAACAGGATACGAAAGTGCCAAATGCTGCTATTTTTACCGTTAACAAAGAGGACCACACTCTTGGAAACATGATCAGAAAGTATGTTTATACGTTTATGATAATGTTAtggtaataaatttgtgttttagtCAGTTGTTGAAGGACCCGAATGTGTTGTTTGCTGGCTACAAGTTGCCACATCCTTTGGAACACAAGTTTGTACTTAGAATTCAGACGACGTCAGACTATTCACCACAAGAAGCTTTGACTAATGCTATTACTGACTTAATTTCTGAGCTGTGTTTGTTTGAGGAACGTTTTAAGGtatgtataaatgtaaatacagTTAATATTATGCATTATTCAAGTATTATTAGtcataatattccaatattcttgaaaaataagataaattgtgctatttttgattgtttattccataaactacttaattaaaaaataatttcatagaaaatattaatttttccacagaattatgaaatttggtatatacccaTTTCAGGGGATTCTTAATCCAGTTGTGtagttgttaaaaaaattgtcacaaTGAATTCTTTAATCTTCATGcctaaaaattattctgtagATTTCAGGTTTGGACCAAAATTTactcattttgtttataagtacatattttcatgctttacagttgaaaaaaagtttgttaaaatcagacaaaaaatacaaattttatgggggTGTCTCTCTATCAACAATTTATCTTTTCTggtaataatgtttttttttttaattttaggaggCAATTAAGGAAAAGAAGGAAGGCTTggattagatttaaaaaagacgagtatttattatttgtattgtaagataaaacaataaataatttttataacaaaatattctattatttaaaactaactgGAACATCCTcaacaaattgaattaatttaaaaacaaataaatactatttacaaatttgtaaCTAGAATTCTTGTATTTCTGTGCAGTTCTCCGTTTCATGAccaaaaactgtaagaaaaaataaaaaatgtgtttaatgatttaaaaatatatttcatacataCACTCAAAAATGTTTTGCATATTACTTGGAACATCACTGAgtgtaaataatcaaaatattgtcGATAAACATCTTTgcccatttaaataaaatatttttagtcccTTTTATTATGTGATTAACATATGATTAGTGAAAATATGCATCTTATTATGCAAAACATATTTGAatgtgtataattataaacttaccCTCACAGATATCACAATAAGGCCTTGGCGGCGGCTTCTCCTTGGCTGGAGTAAGTCCAACTACTTGACTTCCAACCATTGGTTCATCTGAAGCTTGTTGGGGACAGTCTTCTGTTTCATGTAAATCAAATTCTTCACAAATATCACAGTACATTCTTACTGGTATTGCTCTTTCATGTGGGTTGTACCCaagtctaaaataaaaaaataacaaaattcatataaaaatttatataatttatttaaggtaaAGTATATATAACGTCAAACAATTATTTGCATTCATCTGATCCAGCCCCACCCCCAGCCCTTCCTGTTCCACCTCCTTCCTCATCTTCAACACATTCCTCTTCGCGTCCCAATAgccatattttttgtatagttTTACCAATTCCAAGTCCGTTGTGGTTGTAATAAATGAGCCCCGCCAAAGTCAGACCGCAAGtagcaaataataaaaatatagccAATTTAGGAATTGCGGAACCAAATATAACAGGTCTAATGTAGTCAGCGCAACAAGCTTCCAAACCCCAGAATGTGTGGAGAATGGTTGCTACCGCAAAAATATCATCGGACACAGTCGTAGGCGAGTAAAATGTCAACGGAACTACTCCAAGAAGTACCAAAGTAATGACTTTTTCGAAGGGCCATACTTTAGTATGATCTGCGGACATATTCCTTTTAACTACTTCAGAGATCAAACTGTTTTTGGGCAGAAGATTCTTGTTCTTGTCCGCAGTGATCAATACTTTGGAATACGCACGTGGAACTACcggatttacttttataaagtttCCTGTTAATGCCGGACTTCTTGTTAGAGTTTGGAGCTTTATAGTGTTTCGTAAAATTGAGGCCAATGCCATATTTTGAGTTAAAATAGCAATgtgtaaaatgattaaaaatatctgacaCACTAGTTAgttgacaataaataaatcttgaaaGCTGTTGCCATAGAAACccatttataaaaagataattatacTTACAATTGTAATTCTGCAGCAGCATTCGGACTGTATCCCATTTCCAAAATTTCGATTCTAGCTTTCTGTTCTTCGTTTTTCTTTTGCATGTCCACGATGATCGAGTTCAAGAAGGCCACCTGATTCTCCGCGAATATCTTCTCCTCCAGCAGCTGCTTGTAATCAGtggatttattgttattttgtacCTAGTTAGTGAAAAAATCCATGCACAAATCAAgctatatacaaaattattaaaataaacatgcaACGAAAGTTACTACTACTATTAATTAGCAGttagtaaacaaatataaatattctacaacacattaataaaatcgGACAGCACCTTCcagtattattgttatattataaattgttttacgtATTGTGAATAACGATGTACTAACCTCGTTGGGTTCCAAAGTGTTACCATTAACAACAGTTTTTTGTGCCTAAacgaaacaatattaatagaagTGTTAGTGGTGGTATTAAATTAAGCCCTACCTTGGTTAGATCTTCCTTTAATCGTACTACTTCTAATTGGTGTAATTCTCTTGCGGCTTTCAGAGCCCTTTCTAATTCGACAATTTTGTCGTTTTGATTcgcttttttcaatttatcctcatactcaattttttgtttttccaatAACTGTTCTAAGTCCTTTTTGCTTTTTTCCATTTCTGCGATTACTTTGCTCTGATCAGCTTTCtgtaatttttcttcaaactCAATTTTTTGCATTTCTAATACGTGTTCCAAGTCTTTCTTGCTTTGCTCCAACTCTGTGATTACTTTGCTCATGTCAGCATTTCGTAATTTTTCTTCATACTCAACTTTTTGCGTTTCCAGTGCTTGTTCTAAGTCTTTCTTGTATTTCTCCAATTCTGTGATTACTTTGCTCTGGTCtgctttttgtaatttttcttcatattcaACTTTCTGCATATCTAATATGTGTTCTGTGTTCTTTTTATCATTAAGAGCTTCAGCAAGAGATTTCTGTAAACCTTCCAATTcacttatatattttgttttagactCCTCGAAAAGTTTGTCCTTCTCTAACAACTGCTGAGATAGTTGCTGAAGTTTCTCGTTGGAATCTCCAGAAGTGGTAgccaaagattgcaaatcattttcaagtttttgttttgtttcctgtaattcttttattgttgtatttgATTCTTGCAATTTGTTTTCCGTTTCTTGTTTACCAGCTTGTATATTCGTTAAgtcatcttttattttatcgttTTCCTTTTTTAGGGTCTCTTGTTGAGTTTTGATTTCTTCCAACTGTTGTGTCAACGTTTGCAAATcttgtgttttatttgatacatcTTTTTGTAACAACTCATTGGCTTCATTAAGTGCTTtaatttcgttaatttttaacttcagTTCCTCGGAATTAGAAGCCAACGTTGCTTCCCTTTGTTGAATTTCCTGCTGGTGTTTTTCGAGTAATTCTTTAGATGAAGTTTCCTGAGCAGACTTTAATACATTGATTTCCgacactaatttattttgttcttctGTTGAACGTTTTAGACTTTCATTAATATcttgtattgttttttctttatttgctACTtcttcagttaatttaatatttaatttctccaCCTCTTTTATTTTAGCTGAAAGAGTACCCTCTGAgtctttcaatttttgaagtaaCGAATCTTGTTGTTCCTTCAATAGCTTTTCATAATCAGCTTTAATAGTTTCTTGTGTAGCTGTAGCTTCTTTTTTGGCATTTTCGATTTCATTTCGCAATATTGTGGCATTTTccgtttctaaaattttgtagtTGTTTTGAGATTCGGTTAATTCTTTTTGTAGTAATTCCATGGCCGTTTGTTTCTTTGTCAACTCCTCTTGAAGATTGTTGGTTGAGTCTTGTAGATTTTTAGAAGTCTCattctgtttatttaattcttcagtaattttatttaagctaAGTTTCAATTCGTCGATCTCCTTTTGATGCTTTTCATTCAAATCTTTTATGATAGTTTCATTGCTGGTTTTAGCTGAATCAAAACTTTTCTCAGCCGTTTCTATTTGTAAACGTTTTTCTTCAATCTCAGCAGTCAACTTTTCAATATACTTTTCTTTTTCCGCCAAAGAATTGCCTAGTTGGGATTTTGTTTCTTCAAATTCCacaattttttctttcaaactCTCCTTAATTTCGTCACGTTccttctttagattgttttcaACATCGGATAAGCTACTTTGATACTGTACTAAATCATTTGATACTGTTTGAAGGTCTAGTTTGGTGGTTTGAAGTTCTGTTtgcaaattttgaatttggttatctttttcttttaaactaTCTTCCATATTCTTTAATTCAGTATTCTTTGCTTCATTATTTTCTGATAATTCTTTTCTGATGGATTCTAATTGTTCtgagatatttttgtttatttccaaTTGACTGGTTAACTCTGTCTTAACTTTATTATGTTCGGTGTTAATAGCTTTTAATTCGGCCAATTTAACCTGAAGCTGTTcagaaatttctttaattttcttatcctTTTCTGTGGACTCAacggaatatttttcaagtaacttgttattattttcctcATAGGATTTACttattctttcaattttttctgttaattgttttatgtcTTCTGCATGTTTGGTTATAACAGCATTCTTTTCCTCCAGTTCTTTTTCTTTGTTCTGTATTTCGGAAGTCATCTTGTTTTGTAAGCTTTCAAATTCTTGCGACTTTAATTTCACTTCTtcggttaatttattaagttgttCTTTGACctgtttttcattatttgagTTTTCAGAAATAGCACCTTCTTTAATTTTGATCTCTTCTTCTTTTTGTGCGATTACTGACCTTAATTCATTTTCGACTTTTTCGAAATTTTGTACTTTAGTTTTCAGTTCTTCTTTTGCTGCTTCCAATTGGGTACGTAAATCATTTTCTAAATCACTTAAATTACTATGATACTTTTCTAATTCGCTGTTTTTGCTATTCAAATCAGTTTTCAATGTGGCTAATTCTTTTTCTAATTGGACGATTGTTTCCTCCTTTGATTTAACATTATCAGTTTGTGTttctaaatcaatatttttagcaCTCAAATCCATTTTTAGCTTTTCTAATTCTTTGTTTAAATCAGATTGTGCGACAGACGTTTCTTTAGTAAGTTTTTCTAATTGTTCAGTCTTTTCGTTTAAGGCGATTTGCAACTTTTCAATCTCCgctttaaatatagaaatgtcATTGTCTTTTTGAGATGAAACATCTTTGTTTTCCGTTATTTTTCTGCTGAGTTCCTCCAATTCTTCCTTGAACTTTTCATTGGCACAAGTGGCCGTTGTTAAGTTTTCTTCCAATGACTTTatagtttctaaattttgattcaCCGCGTTTCGACTTTCTTCCAGATCTTTTTGTAAAGTTGCTACTAATTCTGTGATAgacaacacaaataaaataaaatgaaattagtaaaaaagcaacagtgtaacaaaataaaatacaaaaaacaaatataggtACAAAAAAGCTTCtagacataaattatttattatatacatgtgtgtatattcaataacaaaaaaaatatttgttattaaatgcgtaaatttaacttaaaccctttcatttaattaattaattaattaaatcaactgCATTTAGAATATTGAATGTTTAAGGTTTAAGGTAAgctgtaaatttaattgtattttacctGAATTGCCTTTTGCACTCAGTAActctgtttttaaattttctatttcttcTCTGGCCTTCATGAGCGTTTCTTCTGATTCGAATAGTTTTGTGGCATCCGCCTCACCTTTCTGCTTCTCAGTCGTGAGCAAGTCTTCCAGTTCCTTAATTCTAGCATCTTTGGATTCATTCTCttgctaaaaatattcatattattttaatccgAATAAGATTCCCAAGTAAACGGTGTTAGATATACAAACAGAAACAAGAtgcagttaaattaaaatacatgacACACACGAGAACTTACTTTTTGTGCTAAAATTTTTCCCTGAAATTAAGATGACGATAAACCAAACGTACCAAACGTAAGAAATGGGCAAAAGTAAACATAGAAATGTGTTTATAGGTAACGTATTTTAATGCATATTCACCTCAACATCACCCTTAGTGATTGCGGCTTCCTCAAACTGAAACAGCAGGTCTTCATTTTTCCGCTTTTCGTTCTCCAACTGGGCAATCAGTTCGCTCCTGTCATCTTTCAGCTTGTTCAGGAGAACCATGTGCTCCTGCAGCTTCTCCTCGCATTCGAGTCGGTACTAAAGTAAAAAACGGTTAATTACGAGTGTTAAGGAATTATTTTATCGTCAACCTTATCGTATTCCTGTTTAATTTGGACGTATTTTTGTTCGGCTTCTTCGGCCAAACTGGCCGCTCTCGTGATTTCGGCACGTTCAAGATCCCGTTCCTTGAGCAGTTGTTCGATGTGctgttgtttttcttttagtaCGTCCTATGGAAGtggttcattaaaatatgatggGGACAATCGTCAGAAAAACcaagattaaaatttgtgtaataaataaaattgggacCACCAATAAATATCGTGgaagtttattgaaataattaattcttgtCCTCGTGTTAacttaagaataataataattttaataataacatcatTGACCTtgtaatactatttttattaaaaaattaaattgaataaataaatattaaaataataaaagggtaattaagtaaataatatttaatataaatatgtttattgcttaagataataaaatgaagaaaatgttGCTTAAACACTTTTAAGTCCTGTTTGCAAAcgttatgaattaaattattaattaattatgttgttctatatttttagacttcaCTGTTCAACAAGACTTTCTATTatgatttaacaattaaaatgatgagttaatctattaaataacttttattcatttagaaaatgaatttggaaataataaattaaaattaaacaaacgtttaaaaatataattttttggaattacATAATGTATTGTGGTTttcaacataaatatatacatttcatttatatgCTAATGTAACtcaataaattctatattagATAATAGTTCAATctaaattgtcattttattatttttttttttaaatatatttttcaacccaaaaatgaatttatattatttaattcattaatcgttattttcttattaattgttttttaataaaatactcttttttatattttatataacttattatatatatttatctgaaaaaattagttgaatacatttttttacttgaatattatgtattttattatttactttattatacattgacttaaatttatttaattattttttatatatttttattttatattaattaaattgtcaaattgtcgttaaatttatttaattattttttatatatttttattttatattaattgggttgtcaaattaaaacatgtaaaagcaataaacaaggacaaaaattaaacacaaagaaacatttttattacacatatacataaatatttatttttattatacataaatcaaatcacaataaaagtaaaactcTATTACAACATgagtaaactttattaatacataacaatagttaaacatataaataaactaatcttGGA encodes the following:
- the LOC109605330 gene encoding CAP-Gly domain-containing linker protein 2 isoform X2, with translation MSDPVPESTPQSADNNAKEVPSDVIKTDDGSEQVPGASGELPRGADDVPKVSNSLSASVTSLDSVGTTSSVKSFKSGIRPPSSRIGRLCGGTHKPAVPTTPTKTGSTSSMDALWNAHPRKVSEAGLSGHSDSSAILTEDTDSFIIGQRVWVGGTKPGRIAFIGETQFAPGDWAGIVLDEPIGKNDGSVTGIRYFQCEPKKGVFSRLTRLTTVPLEMPGMGSGDTFACSTPTNGVNRSPVSPTGSSRSLLKSPMSTYGSNTSLASTAHIDYKLGDRVIVKSSQGSKVGYVRYIGPAEFAKGEWVGVELDEPRGKNDGSVNGKRYFECRPNFGLFAPPSKVSKSPSKIKPSSCQVHPGGGLPPTGLRRANSKESMVSLSSMTSAASGIRRVRVSNSAMSPPVKKLAPKSSTTTPIPTRTALQDVLKEKQQHIEQLLKERDLERAEITRAASLAEEAEQKYVQIKQEYDKYRLECEEKLQEHMVLLNKLKDDRSELIAQLENEKRKNEDLLFQFEEAAITKGDVEQENESKDARIKELEDLLTTEKQKGEADATKLFESEETLMKAREEIENLKTELLSAKGNSELVATLQKDLEESRNAVNQNLETIKSLEENLTTATCANEKFKEELEELSRKITENKDVSSQKDNDISIFKAEIEKLQIALNEKTEQLEKLTKETSVAQSDLNKELEKLKMDLSAKNIDLETQTDNVKSKEETIVQLEKELATLKTDLNSKNSELEKYHSNLSDLENDLRTQLEAAKEELKTKVQNFEKVENELRSVIAQKEEEIKIKEGAISENSNNEKQVKEQLNKLTEEVKLKSQEFESLQNKMTSEIQNKEKELEEKNAVITKHAEDIKQLTEKIERISKSYEENNNKLLEKYSVESTEKDKKIKEISEQLQVKLAELKAINTEHNKVKTELTSQLEINKNISEQLESIRKELSENNEAKNTELKNMEDSLKEKDNQIQNLQTELQTTKLDLQTVSNDLVQYQSSLSDVENNLKKERDEIKESLKEKIVEFEETKSQLGNSLAEKEKYIEKLTAEIEEKRLQIETAEKSFDSAKTSNETIIKDLNEKHQKEIDELKLSLNKITEELNKQNETSKNLQDSTNNLQEELTKKQTAMELLQKELTESQNNYKILETENATILRNEIENAKKEATATQETIKADYEKLLKEQQDSLLQKLKDSEGTLSAKIKEVEKLNIKLTEEVANKEKTIQDINESLKRSTEEQNKLVSEINVLKSAQETSSKELLEKHQQEIQQREATLASNSEELKLKINEIKALNEANELLQKDVSNKTQDLQTLTQQLEEIKTQQETLKKENDKIKDDLTNIQAGKQETENKLQESNTTIKELQETKQKLENDLQSLATTSGDSNEKLQQLSQQLLEKDKLFEESKTKYISELEGLQKSLAEALNDKKNTEHILDMQKVEYEEKLQKADQSKVITELEKYKKDLEQALETQKVEYEEKLRNADMSKVITELEQSKKDLEHVLEMQKIEFEEKLQKADQSKVIAEMEKSKKDLEQLLEKQKIEYEDKLKKANQNDKIVELERALKAARELHQLEVVRLKEDLTKAQKTVVNGNTLEPNEVQNNNKSTDYKQLLEEKIFAENQVAFLNSIIVDMQKKNEEQKARIEILEMGYSPNAAAELQLLGYNPHERAIPVRMYCDICEEFDLHETEDCPQQASDEPMVGSQVVGLTPAKEKPPPRPYCDICEVFGHETENCTEIQEF
- the LOC109605330 gene encoding restin homolog isoform X8; translated protein: MPIVAFREPDMSYYDSYDDSIRRLTDEYGRHRLTAGSTSSMDALWNAHPRKVSEAGLSGHSDSSAILTEDTDSFIIGQRVWVGGTKPGRIAFIGETQFAPGDWAGIVLDEPIGKNDGSVTGIRYFQCEPKKGVFSRLTRLTTVPLEMPGMGSGDTFACSTPTNGVNRSPVSPTGSSRSLLKSPMSTYGSNTSLASTAHIDYKLGDRVIVKSSQGSKVGYVRYIGPAEFAKGEWVGVELDEPRGKNDGSVNGKRYFECRPNFGLFAPPSKVSKSPSKIKPSSCQVHPGGGLPPTGLRRANSKESMVSLSSMTSAASGIRRVRVSNSAMSPPVKKLAPKSSTTTPIPTRTALQDVLKEKQQHIEQLLKERDLERAEITRAASLAEEAEQKYVQIKQEYDKYRLECEEKLQEHMVLLNKLKDDRSELIAQLENEKRKNEDLLFQFEEAAITKGDVEGKILAQKQENESKDARIKELEDLLTTEKQKGEADATKLFESEETLMKAREEIENLKTELLSAKGNSELVATLQKDLEESRNAVNQNLETIKSLEENLTTATCANEKFKEELEELSRKITENKDVSSQKDNDISIFKAEIEKLQIALNEKTEQLEKLTKETSVAQSDLNKELEKLKMDLSAKNIDLETQTDNVKSKEETIVQLEKELATLKTDLNSKNSELEKYHSNLSDLENDLRTQLEAAKEELKTKVQNFEKVENELRSVIAQKEEEIKIKEGAISENSNNEKQVKEQLNKLTEEVKLKSQEFESLQNKMTSEIQNKEKELEEKNAVITKHAEDIKQLTEKIERISKSYEENNNKLLEKYSVESTEKDKKIKEISEQLQVKLAELKAINTEHNKVKTELTSQLEINKNISEQLESIRKELSENNEAKNTELKNMEDSLKEKDNQIQNLQTELQTTKLDLQTVSNDLVQYQSSLSDVENNLKKERDEIKESLKEKIVEFEETKSQLGNSLAEKEKYIEKLTAEIEEKRLQIETAEKSFDSAKTSNETIIKDLNEKHQKEIDELKLSLNKITEELNKQNETSKNLQDSTNNLQEELTKKQTAMELLQKELTESQNNYKILETENATILRNEIENAKKEATATQETIKADYEKLLKEQQDSLLQKLKDSEGTLSAKIKEVEKLNIKLTEEVANKEKTIQDINESLKRSTEEQNKLVSEINVLKSAQETSSKELLEKHQQEIQQREATLASNSEELKLKINEIKALNEANELLQKDVSNKTQDLQTLTQQLEEIKTQQETLKKENDKIKDDLTNIQAGKQETENKLQESNTTIKELQETKQKLENDLQSLATTSGDSNEKLQQLSQQLLEKDKLFEESKTKYISELEGLQKSLAEALNDKKNTEHILDMQKVEYEEKLQKADQSKVITELEKYKKDLEQALETQKVEYEEKLRNADMSKVITELEQSKKDLEHVLEMQKIEFEEKLQKADQSKVIAEMEKSKKDLEQLLEKQKIEYEDKLKKANQNDKIVELERALKAARELHQLEVVRLKEDLTKAQKTVVNGNTLEPNEVQNNNKSTDYKQLLEEKIFAENQVAFLNSIIVDMQKKNEEQKARIEILEMGYSPNAAAELQLLGYNPHERAIPVRMYCDICEEFDLHETEDCPQQASDEPMVGSQVVGLTPAKEKPPPRPYCDICEVFGHETENCTEIQEF
- the LOC109605330 gene encoding restin homolog isoform X7, encoding MPIVAFREPDMSYYDSYDDSIRRLTDEYGRHRLTDLPEADENEEDNYYGRSYRNYDTYRKRSSHSSAILTEDTDSFIIGQRVWVGGTKPGRIAFIGETQFAPGDWAGIVLDEPIGKNDGSVTGIRYFQCEPKKGVFSRLTRLTTVPLEMPGMGSGDTFACSTPTNGVNRSPVSPTGSSRSLLKSPMSTYGSNTSLASTAHIDYKLGDRVIVKSSQGSKVGYVRYIGPAEFAKGEWVGVELDEPRGKNDGSVNGKRYFECRPNFGLFAPPSKVSKSPSKIKPSSCQVHPGGGLPPTGLRRANSKESMVSLSSMTSAASGIRRVRVSNSAMSPPVKKLAPKSSTTTPIPTRTALQDVLKEKQQHIEQLLKERDLERAEITRAASLAEEAEQKYVQIKQEYDKYRLECEEKLQEHMVLLNKLKDDRSELIAQLENEKRKNEDLLFQFEEAAITKGDVEGKILAQKQENESKDARIKELEDLLTTEKQKGEADATKLFESEETLMKAREEIENLKTELLSAKGNSELVATLQKDLEESRNAVNQNLETIKSLEENLTTATCANEKFKEELEELSRKITENKDVSSQKDNDISIFKAEIEKLQIALNEKTEQLEKLTKETSVAQSDLNKELEKLKMDLSAKNIDLETQTDNVKSKEETIVQLEKELATLKTDLNSKNSELEKYHSNLSDLENDLRTQLEAAKEELKTKVQNFEKVENELRSVIAQKEEEIKIKEGAISENSNNEKQVKEQLNKLTEEVKLKSQEFESLQNKMTSEIQNKEKELEEKNAVITKHAEDIKQLTEKIERISKSYEENNNKLLEKYSVESTEKDKKIKEISEQLQVKLAELKAINTEHNKVKTELTSQLEINKNISEQLESIRKELSENNEAKNTELKNMEDSLKEKDNQIQNLQTELQTTKLDLQTVSNDLVQYQSSLSDVENNLKKERDEIKESLKEKIVEFEETKSQLGNSLAEKEKYIEKLTAEIEEKRLQIETAEKSFDSAKTSNETIIKDLNEKHQKEIDELKLSLNKITEELNKQNETSKNLQDSTNNLQEELTKKQTAMELLQKELTESQNNYKILETENATILRNEIENAKKEATATQETIKADYEKLLKEQQDSLLQKLKDSEGTLSAKIKEVEKLNIKLTEEVANKEKTIQDINESLKRSTEEQNKLVSEINVLKSAQETSSKELLEKHQQEIQQREATLASNSEELKLKINEIKALNEANELLQKDVSNKTQDLQTLTQQLEEIKTQQETLKKENDKIKDDLTNIQAGKQETENKLQESNTTIKELQETKQKLENDLQSLATTSGDSNEKLQQLSQQLLEKDKLFEESKTKYISELEGLQKSLAEALNDKKNTEHILDMQKVEYEEKLQKADQSKVITELEKYKKDLEQALETQKVEYEEKLRNADMSKVITELEQSKKDLEHVLEMQKIEFEEKLQKADQSKVIAEMEKSKKDLEQLLEKQKIEYEDKLKKANQNDKIVELERALKAARELHQLEVVRLKEDLTKAQKTVVNGNTLEPNEVQNNNKSTDYKQLLEEKIFAENQVAFLNSIIVDMQKKNEEQKARIEILEMGYSPNAAAELQLLGYNPHERAIPVRMYCDICEEFDLHETEDCPQQASDEPMVGSQVVGLTPAKEKPPPRPYCDICEVFGHETENCTEIQEF